In one Streptomyces venezuelae genomic region, the following are encoded:
- a CDS encoding VOC family protein, which yields MTTIKTFQVTFDCAEPERLARFWCEVLGYVVPPPPDGYATWDVFRQAQPPERRDSWFACVDPSGVGPRLFFQRVPEGKVVKNRVHLDVRVGTGLVGEERLAALEAERDRLVPLGAVYVQTLYDGHDACIPMQDIEGNEFCID from the coding sequence ATGACGACGATCAAGACGTTCCAAGTCACCTTCGACTGCGCGGAACCCGAACGCCTCGCTCGGTTCTGGTGCGAGGTGTTGGGTTACGTCGTACCACCGCCGCCGGACGGGTACGCCACGTGGGACGTCTTCCGGCAGGCGCAGCCGCCCGAGCGGCGGGATTCCTGGTTCGCCTGTGTCGATCCCTCGGGCGTCGGGCCACGGCTGTTCTTCCAGCGGGTTCCCGAGGGGAAGGTCGTCAAGAACCGGGTCCATCTTGACGTGCGGGTCGGCACGGGGCTCGTTGGTGAGGAACGGCTCGCCGCGCTCGAGGCCGAGCGGGACCGGTTGGTCCCGCTCGGCGCCGTGTACGTGCAAACGCTGTACGACGGCCATGACGCTTGCATCCCGATGCAGGACATCGAGGGCAACGAGTTCTGTATCGACTGA
- a CDS encoding GTPase domain-containing protein, translating into MLQKGAKIGHSSHVVTLDVRPQLLDALSALRERVAAARFPLPLPGAPRARANRDELLAQLDDYLVPRLKAPEAPLLAVVGGSTGAGKSTLVNSLVGRQVSEAGVLRPTTRTPVLVCHPDDHHWFSGMRILPDLTRVWVPRQDPGEGGGEGEQEESGDMAAVVGEEERALRIETAPSLPRGLALLDAPDIDSLVADNRVLAAELISAADVWVMVTTASRYADAVPWHLLRTAKEHDATLVTVLDRVPHQVVTEVSRQYGALLAKAGLGDVPRFTVPELPESAGGGGLLPATAVAPLRAWLTHHVQEPAVRARAVARTALGVIRSLDSRMPELAGAVAAQYAAALRLTSAVDEAYENEHARVGRRLRAGGVLAGGALKRWRSYPLDCGAGELLDAIAESLEALLLCAVTAADERIDEAWRREPAAGAPTLTGRDPEVESAEHRIGMAVRRWRRELEEYAEDEVRCLERVDKNGLPDPEVVAALLATGLLGGRRARAAGEVLAERIGAQAAVRLRDRGGRLLTDYLERVLNAERERRLAPLDALEVHPEPQAELIAALSVLQKER; encoded by the coding sequence ATGCTTCAGAAAGGCGCCAAAATTGGGCATTCTTCGCATGTGGTGACCTTGGACGTACGGCCTCAGTTGCTTGACGCACTCTCCGCCCTGCGCGAGCGTGTCGCCGCCGCACGCTTTCCGCTCCCCCTGCCAGGGGCGCCACGCGCGCGTGCCAACCGGGACGAGTTGCTGGCGCAGCTCGATGACTATCTCGTGCCCCGGCTCAAGGCCCCCGAAGCGCCTCTTCTCGCCGTCGTCGGCGGATCCACCGGGGCCGGCAAGTCCACTCTCGTGAACTCCCTCGTGGGGCGACAGGTCAGTGAGGCGGGTGTGCTGCGGCCCACCACCCGCACGCCGGTGCTCGTCTGCCATCCGGACGACCACCACTGGTTCTCCGGGATGCGGATCCTGCCCGACCTCACGCGCGTGTGGGTGCCCCGACAGGACCCCGGGGAGGGCGGAGGCGAGGGGGAGCAGGAGGAGAGCGGGGACATGGCGGCCGTCGTCGGCGAGGAGGAGCGCGCGCTGCGTATCGAGACCGCCCCCAGCCTCCCGCGCGGACTCGCCCTCCTCGACGCACCCGACATCGACTCCCTCGTCGCCGACAACCGCGTCCTGGCCGCCGAACTGATCTCCGCGGCCGACGTATGGGTGATGGTCACCACCGCGTCGCGGTACGCCGACGCCGTCCCCTGGCACCTGCTGCGCACCGCCAAGGAGCACGACGCCACCCTCGTCACCGTCCTCGACCGGGTGCCGCACCAGGTGGTGACCGAGGTGTCACGGCAGTACGGCGCGCTGCTCGCCAAGGCCGGGCTCGGCGACGTACCCCGCTTCACCGTGCCCGAACTGCCCGAGTCCGCGGGCGGCGGCGGACTGCTCCCCGCCACCGCCGTCGCACCCCTGCGCGCCTGGCTCACCCACCACGTCCAGGAACCCGCCGTCCGCGCCCGGGCCGTCGCCCGTACCGCCCTGGGGGTCATCCGGTCCCTCGACTCGCGCATGCCGGAGCTGGCGGGCGCCGTCGCCGCCCAGTACGCCGCCGCGCTGCGGCTCACCTCCGCCGTCGACGAGGCGTACGAGAACGAGCACGCGCGCGTGGGGAGGCGTTTGCGGGCGGGCGGGGTGCTGGCCGGCGGTGCCTTGAAGCGCTGGCGCAGCTACCCGCTCGACTGCGGGGCCGGTGAGCTGCTCGACGCCATCGCCGAGAGCCTGGAAGCGCTGCTGCTGTGCGCCGTCACCGCCGCGGACGAGCGCATCGACGAGGCCTGGCGGCGCGAACCCGCCGCCGGAGCCCCCACCCTGACCGGCCGCGACCCGGAGGTCGAGTCCGCCGAGCACCGCATCGGGATGGCCGTCCGCAGGTGGCGGCGCGAACTGGAGGAGTACGCCGAGGACGAGGTGCGCTGCCTCGAACGGGTCGACAAGAACGGCCTGCCCGACCCCGAGGTCGTCGCCGCCCTGCTCGCCACGGGACTGCTCGGCGGGCGCCGGGCGCGCGCGGCAGGGGAGGTCCTCGCCGAGCGGATCGGCGCCCAGGCCGCCGTCCGACTGCGCGACCGGGGCGGACGCCTGCTGACCGACTACCTGGAGAGGGTCCTCAACGCCGAGCGTGAGCGCAGGCTCGCCCCCTTGGACGCCCTCGAAGTGCATCCCGAACCCCAGGCCGAGCTGATCGCCGCCCTGTCCGTACTGCAGAAGGAGAGGTGA